One window of Manihot esculenta cultivar AM560-2 chromosome 17, M.esculenta_v8, whole genome shotgun sequence genomic DNA carries:
- the LOC110604816 gene encoding regulator of nonsense transcripts 1 homolog → MDSEQSNLYETASQPDTGTDAYTFLEFNTQGESDFDYSEFRSPVAWPTPSDSLAATSSSSAIDPTTSDHRAAASSSDHHSDSPAASPVSSKAARSGVGGNSQGVDGIVAGMGGLNFEETGDEDGYEFGKGDFTEHACRYCGVSNPACVVRCNVPSCRKWFCNSRGNTSGSHIVNHLVRAKHKEVCLHKDSPLGETILECYNCGCRNVFLLGFISAKTESVVVLLCREPCLNVNALKDMNWDLSQWCPLIDDRCFLQWLVKVPSEQEQLRARQISAQQINKVEELWKTNPDATLEDLEKPGVDDEPQPVALKYEDAYQYQNVFAPLIKLEADYDKMMKESQSKDNVTIRWDIGLNKKRIAYFVFPKEDNEIRLVPGDELRLRYSGDAAHPAWQSVGHVIKLTAQEEVALELRASQGVPVDVNHGFSVDFVWKSTSFDRMQGAMKTFAVDETSVSGYIYHHLLGHEVENQNVRNTLPRRFGAPGLPELNASQVFAVKSVLQRPISLIQGPPGTGKTVTSAAIVYHMAKQGQGQVLVCAPSNVAVDQLAEKISATGLKVVRLCAKSREAVSSPVEHLTLHYQVRHLDTSEKSELHKLQQLKDEQGELSSSDEKKYKALKRATEREISQSADVICCTCVGAGDPRLANFRFRQVLIDESTQATEPECLIPLVLGAKQVVLVGDHCQLGPVIMCKKAARAGLAQSLFERLVLLGVKPIRLQVQYRMHPSLSEFPSNSFYEGTLQNGVTVNERQSSGIDFPWPVPNRPMFFYVQMGQEEISASGTSYLNRTEAANVEKIVTTFLRSGVVPNQIGVITPYEGQRAYIVNYMSRNGALRQQLYKEIEVASVDSFQGREKDYIILSCVRSNEHQGIGFLNDPRRLNVALTRARYGIVILGNPKVLSKQPLWNSLLTHYKEHECLVEGPLNNLKQSMVQFQKPKKIYNDRRLFFGGGPGIVSNDNFGSVASSSPNADRRSYRGRGSYMPPGPPNGNHKPGVHPTGFPMPRVPIPQFHGGPPSQPYAIPTRGAVHGPVGAVPHVPAPGSRGFGAGRGNAGAPIGSHLPHQQSTQQNIGNMGSTFNFPALENPNSQPSVGAPLSQPGYVNNMPGQGPSQTFRDGFSMGGMSQDFLGDDFKSQGSHVPYNVADFSTQASQSGYAVDYVTQGAQGGFPGNFMNQNSQAGFSRFGSGNDFMSQDYMTHGSQGLFTQIGFNDPPQDDASQSHFGIANPNPLQSQGLMNSLYSQPFAHYNTQPLNLQSQQQPQQGQGSQNQKIHYNG, encoded by the exons ATGGATTCGGAGCAGAGCAACCTATATGAAACGGCATCGCAGCCCGACACAGGGACTGACGCCTACACTTTCTTGGAATTCAATACCCAGGGCGAATCTGACTTCGACTATTCCGAATTTCGCTCTCCGGTGGCCTGGCCGACACCATCGGATTCCCTTGCGGCTACTTCCTCCTCCTCCGCCATAGACCCCACTACGTCCGACCACCGTGCCGCTGCTTCCTCGTCCGACCATCACTCTGATTCCCCTGCAGCCTCCCCTGTGTCATCCAAAGCAGCACGCAGTGGCGTTGGAGGCAATAGTCAGGGGGTTGATGGGATAGTGGCTGGCATGGGAGGGTTGAATTTTGAGGAAACCGGGGACGAGGATGGATATGAGTTCGGGAAAGGGGATTTTACAGAACATGCGTGTAGGTACTGTGGGGTTTCGAATCCGGCTTGTGTCGTGAGGTGTAATGTTCCATCGTGTAGGAAGTGGTTTTGTAATTCTAGAGGGAACACGTCGGGGTCCCATATTGTCAATCACCTG GTTCGTGCAAAACATAAGGAAGTTTGTCTCCATAAAGACAGTCCTCTCGGGGAAACCATACTTGAATGCTACAACTGTGGATGTCGAAATGTTTTCCTTCTTGGATTTATATCGGCCAAGACAGAAAGTGTTGTTGTTCTCCTCTGTAGGGAACCCTGCTTGAATGTCAATGCATTGAAGGACATGAACTGGGATCTGAGTCAGTGGTGTCCCCTTATTGATGATAGGTGCTTTCTACAGTGGCTTGTCAAG GTCCCTTCTGAACAGGAGCAACTGAGGGCACGCCAAATAAGTGCTCAGCAAATAAACAAAGTAGAAGAACTTTGGAAAACAAATCCTGATGCAACCCTTGAAGATCTTGAGAAGCCTGGTGTTGATGATGAGCCTCAGCCTGTAGCTTTGAAGTATGAAGACGCGTATCAG TATCAAAATGTATTTGCTCCACTAATTAAGCTTGAGGCAGATTATGATAAA ATGATGAAAGAGTCTCAAAGCAAGGACAATGTCACAATACGATGGGATATTGGTCTGAACAAGAAGCGAATTGCATATTTTGTTTTCCCGAAG GAGGATAATGAGATTCGTCTTGTACCTGGTGATGAGTTGCGACTGCGTTATTCTGGAGATGCTGCTCATCCAGCTTGGCAGTCAGTTGGGCATGTG ATCAAGTTAACTGCACAGGAGGAAGTAGCACTTGAGCTTCGTGCTAGTCAG GGGGTTCCTGTTGATGTGAACCATGGCTTCAGTGTTGATTTTGTGTGGAAGAGTACAAGCTTTGATCGGATGCAAGGGGCAATGAAAACTTTTGCTGTGGATGAAACAAGTGTTAGTGG GTATATATATCACCATCTGTTGGGTCATGAGGTTGAGAATCAAAATGTTCGTAATACACTCCCACGTCGTTTTGGTGCTCCTGGTCTTCCAGAGCTGAATGCATCTCAA GTTTTTGCCGTAAAAAGTGTTCTTCAAAGACCTATAAGCTTGATTCAAGGTCCACCTGGCACAGGGAAAACAGTTACTTCTGCTGCCATTGTTTATCACATGGCCAAACAGGGTCAGGGACAG GTTTTGGTATGTGCCCCAAGTAATGTGGCTGTAGACCAACTAGCTGAGAAGATAAGTGCCACTGGCTTAAAG GTTGTTCGCCTTTGTGCTAAATCAAGGGAAGCTGTAAGTTCGCCTGTTGAGCATCTGACCCTCCACTATCAG GTTAGACATCTGGACACTTCTGAAAAGAGTGAACTTCACAAGTTACAGCAATTGAAAGATGAACAAG GAGAACTATCCAGCAGTGATGAGAAAAAATACAAAGCACTAAAGCGAGCAACAGAGAGGGAGATTTCTCAAAGTGCTGATGTCATTTGTTGCACATGTGTTGGTGCTGGAGATCCTCGACTGGCCAATTTTAGGTTCCGCCAG GTGCTTATCGATGAGTCTACTCAGGCAACAGAACCTGAGTGTCTTATTCCTTTAGTTCTCGGGGCAAAGCAG GTTGTCCTTGTTGGTGATCATTGCCAGCTTGGCCCGGTCATTATGTGCAAGAAAGCAGCTCGTGCAGGGCTAGCTCAGTCTCTGTTTGAACGTCTTGTTCTACTTGGTGTGAAACCTATTAGATTGCAG GTTCAATATCGCATGCATCCGTCTCTCTCAGAATTTCCATCTAACAGCTTTTACGAAGGTACCCTGCAAAATGGAGTGACTGTGAATGAGAGACAATCATCAGGAATTGATTTTCCTTGGCCTGTGCCTAATCGTCCTATGTTCTTCTACGTCCAG ATGGGACAAGAGGAAATAAGTGCTAGTGGAACATCCTATCTGAACCGTACTGAGGCAGCAAATGTTGAAAAGATTGTAACTACTTTCTTGAGGAGTGGTGTTGTCCCTAATCAG ATTGGGGTAATAACACCTTATGAAGGGCAGCGAGCATATATTGTGAACTATATGTCAAGAAATGGTGCTCTCAGACAGCAACTGTACAAAGAAATTGAG GTAGCAAGTGTTGATTCTTTTCAAGGAAGGGAGAAAGATTACATTATTTTGTCTTGTGTTAGGAGTAATGAGCATCAG GGTATCGGATTTCTTAATGATCCTCGGAGGCTAAATGTTGCTCTAACACGCGCTAGATATGGGATTGTCATCCTTGGGAACCCCAAAGTTCTGAGCAAACAGCCTCTATGGAATAGCTTATTGACTCACTACAAG GAACACGAGTGCTTGGTTGAAGGACCTCTAAATAACTTGAAGCAGAGTATGGTTCAATTTCAGAAGCCTAAGAAG ATCTATAATGATAGGAGGCTCTTCTTCGGTGGTGGTCCTGGAATTGTGTCCAATGACAATTTTGGTTCTGTTGCTTCATCTAGCCCAAATGCTGATAGAAGAAGCTACCGTGGCAGGG GTTCATATATGCCTCCTGGACCGCCTAATGGTAACCATAAGCCAGGTGTGCATCCCACTGGTTTCCCGATGCCTAGGGTTCCCATTCCTCAATTTCATGGTGGTCCACCTTCTCAGCCATATGCTATTCCAACTCGTGGAGCTGTTCATGGGCCTGTTGGTGCTGTTCCTCATGTCCCTGCGCCAGGTAGTCGAGGTTTTGGGGCTGGGCGGGGCAATGCGGGTGCGCCTATTGGCAGTCATCTTCCTCATCAGCAAAGCACACAGCAAAACATTGGAAATATGGGATCAACATTTAACTTTCCTGCCCTGGAGAATCCAAATAGCCAGCCATCTGTGGGTGCTCCACTCTCTCAGCCTGGATATGTTAATAAT ATGCCGGGGCAAGGGCCGAGTCAAACATTTCGTGATGGATTTTCTATGGGGGGCATGTCACAA GACTTTTTGGGTGATGACTTCAAAAGCCAGGGATCACATGTTCCATACAATGTTGCTGACTTTTCCACCCAG GCATCACAAAGTGGATATGCTGTTGATTATGTGACGCAGGGGGCACAGGGTGGGTTTCCAGGCAATTTCATGAATCAGAATTCTCAAGCTGGATTTTCTCGCTTTGGTTCTGGAAATGATTTCATGTCTCAG GACTATATGACTCATGGATCACAGGGACTGTTTACTCAGATTGGCTTCAATGATCCCCCACAAGATGATGCATCACAGAGTCACTTTGGCATAGCTAATCCAAACCCACTTCAGTCGCAG GGATTGATGAATTCTCTCTACTCACAACCCTTTGCTCATTACAACACACAGCCACTAAACTTGCAGTCTCAACAGCAGCCTCAGCAGGGCCAGGGGTCCCAAAACCAGAAAATCCACTACAATGGTTGA